One Micromonospora sp. WMMD1120 genomic region harbors:
- a CDS encoding SAM-dependent methyltransferase produces MPIRWRDAMSGALYGAGGFFVAGTGPADHFRTSVHASPAFATALLRLLTQVDRALGHPSRLDVVDVGAGRGELLLALTGLAVGVSGEPAHSGRSGFIPPWSGSPETPTPTTSARLSLAERVRFTAVEYAPRPENLPQKINWTAEIPDGITGLLIATEWLDNVPLDTAVHTEAGWRYLLVDPETGAETIGEHVTAEDHDWLARWWPHTSTAANSDRTAPSTAPDTTSGSESGFGAARPAQGSSLTARSRSDCPETPHRHHRAEIGRTRDEAWASAVQKMERGLAVAVDYGHLRAGRPVDGTLTGYRDGRQVHPIPDGSSDVTAHVAMDSVASAGAAVARCAYSLVSQRKALRALGADGGRPPLSLAGTDPAGYVRALAAASTVAELTDPAGLGGHWWLRQPVGIPPEPPVAR; encoded by the coding sequence ATGCCGATCCGGTGGCGGGACGCGATGAGCGGGGCCCTCTACGGGGCGGGCGGCTTCTTTGTCGCCGGCACCGGGCCGGCAGACCACTTCCGCACCAGCGTGCACGCCTCGCCGGCCTTCGCCACCGCGCTGCTACGCCTGCTCACCCAGGTCGACAGGGCCCTCGGGCACCCGTCCCGGCTCGACGTGGTCGACGTGGGCGCGGGGCGCGGTGAGCTGCTGCTGGCGCTCACCGGGCTTGCGGTCGGGGTTTCCGGGGAGCCCGCCCACTCCGGGCGGTCAGGCTTCATCCCTCCGTGGTCGGGCTCCCCGGAAACCCCGACTCCCACGACCTCCGCCCGCCTGTCACTCGCCGAGCGGGTCCGCTTCACAGCCGTGGAGTACGCGCCCCGCCCCGAGAACCTGCCCCAAAAGATCAACTGGACCGCCGAGATCCCGGACGGAATCACCGGACTGCTGATCGCCACCGAGTGGTTGGACAACGTCCCCCTCGACACAGCCGTGCACACCGAAGCCGGCTGGCGCTACCTGCTGGTCGACCCGGAGACCGGCGCGGAGACCATAGGCGAACACGTCACCGCCGAAGATCACGACTGGTTAGCCAGGTGGTGGCCCCACACCTCGACAGCCGCGAACAGCGACCGCACCGCACCCTCGACCGCCCCGGACACGACAAGCGGAAGCGAGTCGGGTTTCGGGGCAGCCCGGCCGGCGCAGGGATCGAGCCTGACCGCCCGGAGCCGGTCGGACTGCCCCGAAACCCCCCACCGCCACCACCGCGCGGAGATAGGCCGGACCAGGGATGAAGCCTGGGCGAGTGCCGTGCAGAAGATGGAACGCGGGCTCGCGGTCGCGGTGGACTACGGGCACCTGAGAGCAGGTCGCCCGGTGGACGGGACGCTGACCGGTTACCGGGACGGGCGGCAGGTGCACCCGATTCCGGACGGGTCGAGTGATGTGACAGCCCACGTCGCCATGGACTCGGTCGCCTCCGCCGGCGCCGCGGTCGCCCGGTGCGCGTACTCCCTGGTCTCGCAGCGGAAGGCGCTGCGGGCGCTCGGGGCCGACGGCGGGCGACCGCCGCTGAGCCTGGCCGGCACCGACCCGGCCGGCTACGTGCGGGCGCTGGCTGCTGCCTCGACGGTGGCCGAGCTGACCGACCCGGCCGGGCTCGGCGGGCACTGGTGGCTGCGCCAGCCGGTCGGCATCCCGCCCGAGCCGCCCGTGGCACGATGA
- a CDS encoding glycine betaine ABC transporter substrate-binding protein has product MRARTRLAIGAVSAIAGAALLTGCGDAGSSGTDAPEPNASGAGCAPVAGQQLIALQDDKKLQNSDNVIPAVNSKAANPQLIAALDKVSAALDTPKLIQLNKAVNDERKTAKVAAEEFASANNLTAGIAKGPGGDITVGAGNFAESQILGELYRIALTAAGYQVKVQQIGNRELYEPALEKGEVQVVPEYAATMAEFLNTKANGQNAQPVSSPDINTTVTALKAQGDKVGITFGAPAAAQDQNAFAVTQAFADKYGVRTLSELAAKCSGSATVLGGPPECEQRPFCKPGLEKTYGLSVGKFSSLDQGGPLTKSGLRDGSISVGLIFSSDSAFATS; this is encoded by the coding sequence ATGCGCGCACGTACACGTCTGGCGATCGGGGCGGTCAGCGCCATCGCCGGAGCAGCACTTCTCACCGGTTGCGGTGACGCCGGCTCGTCCGGCACCGACGCACCCGAGCCGAACGCCTCCGGCGCCGGGTGCGCGCCGGTCGCCGGGCAGCAGCTCATCGCGTTGCAGGACGACAAGAAGCTGCAGAACTCCGACAACGTCATTCCCGCCGTCAACAGCAAGGCGGCCAACCCGCAGCTGATCGCCGCGCTGGACAAGGTCTCCGCGGCGCTCGACACCCCGAAGCTGATCCAGCTCAACAAGGCGGTGAACGACGAGCGCAAGACCGCCAAGGTGGCCGCCGAGGAGTTCGCGTCCGCCAACAACCTGACGGCCGGCATCGCCAAGGGCCCCGGCGGTGACATCACCGTCGGCGCCGGCAACTTCGCCGAGAGCCAGATCCTCGGCGAGCTGTACCGGATCGCGCTCACCGCCGCCGGCTACCAGGTCAAGGTGCAGCAGATCGGCAACCGGGAGCTCTACGAGCCCGCCCTGGAGAAGGGCGAGGTCCAGGTCGTCCCGGAGTACGCGGCGACGATGGCCGAGTTCCTCAACACGAAGGCCAACGGTCAGAACGCCCAGCCGGTCTCCTCGCCGGACATCAACACGACGGTGACCGCGCTGAAGGCCCAGGGCGACAAGGTCGGCATCACCTTCGGCGCTCCGGCCGCCGCGCAGGACCAGAACGCCTTCGCGGTGACCCAGGCCTTCGCCGACAAGTACGGCGTGCGGACCCTCTCCGAGCTGGCCGCCAAGTGCTCCGGCAGCGCCACGGTGCTGGGCGGCCCGCCGGAGTGCGAGCAGCGCCCGTTCTGCAAGCCGGGTCTGGAGAAGACCTACGGGCTGTCGGTGGGCAAGTTCTCCTCGCTCGACCAGGGCGGTCCGCTGACCAAGAGCGGCCTGCGCGACGGGTCGATCAGCGTCGGCCTGATCTTCTCCTCGGACAGCGCCTTCGCCACCAGCTGA
- a CDS encoding ABC transporter permease: protein MTVVENPISQAVVWINDPLNWTNPGGLLDRLGEHLTISALAVALGCLVAWPLGLWLGHIGRGGGLVVLVSNATLAIPTLALLTILPVVFASGFGKTPVVVALAVFAVPPLLANAYTGVRQVDPEARDAALGMGLSGGQLLRRVELPLAVPYLAAGFRTAAVQVIATAALASFVNGGGLGQIIRTGFGLGIAAGGGQIVAGGVLVAGLALLAEVVLGGVERMVTPRPLRRGRQRLGRPRPADATGNA, encoded by the coding sequence GTGACAGTCGTGGAGAACCCGATCAGTCAGGCCGTCGTCTGGATCAACGACCCGTTGAACTGGACGAACCCGGGCGGCCTGCTGGACCGGCTCGGCGAACACCTGACGATCTCCGCCCTGGCGGTGGCGCTCGGCTGCCTGGTGGCCTGGCCGCTCGGCCTCTGGCTGGGCCACATCGGTCGGGGCGGCGGCCTTGTGGTGCTGGTGTCCAACGCCACACTGGCCATCCCCACGCTGGCGCTGCTGACCATCCTTCCGGTGGTGTTCGCCAGCGGTTTCGGCAAGACGCCGGTGGTGGTGGCGCTGGCGGTCTTCGCCGTGCCGCCGTTGCTGGCGAACGCGTACACCGGGGTGCGGCAGGTGGACCCGGAGGCCCGGGACGCGGCCCTCGGCATGGGCCTGTCCGGTGGTCAACTGCTGCGCCGGGTGGAGCTGCCCCTCGCGGTGCCCTATCTCGCGGCCGGATTCCGGACCGCCGCCGTGCAGGTGATCGCCACCGCGGCGCTCGCCTCGTTCGTCAACGGCGGCGGCCTCGGCCAGATCATCCGGACCGGGTTCGGTCTGGGCATCGCTGCCGGTGGCGGGCAGATCGTCGCGGGCGGTGTGCTGGTGGCCGGCCTGGCCCTGCTCGCCGAGGTGGTCCTCGGCGGCGTCGAACGAATGGTCACCCCGCGACCGCTGCGGCGCGGACGGCAACGTCTGGGCCGGCCCCGACCGGCCGACGCCACCGGCAACGCCTGA
- a CDS encoding ABC transporter permease — translation MSFRLSYRDDPGNPWFSWQYVRDNSDTILAAVREHATLTGRAVLIAVLIALPLAVLAYWVRPLAGPILAVSGVVYTIPSLALFAFIAPYLGTGTTTVLVGLVLYALLLIVRNAVAGLNQVPPEVREAAEGMGYGRWGRLFRIDLPLALPGIVTGVRLATVSTVALVTVGVVVGHGGLGQLIFAGFQNNLYKAEIMTATLLCVALAVLLDLLLILVARLVTPWSTRRAR, via the coding sequence ATGTCCTTCCGCCTGAGCTACCGGGACGACCCGGGTAACCCCTGGTTCTCCTGGCAGTACGTGCGGGACAACTCTGACACGATCCTCGCCGCGGTGCGTGAACACGCCACCCTCACCGGGCGGGCGGTGTTGATCGCGGTGTTGATCGCGCTGCCGTTGGCGGTGCTGGCGTACTGGGTCCGCCCGCTCGCCGGCCCGATCCTCGCCGTCAGCGGGGTGGTGTACACCATCCCGTCCCTGGCGCTCTTCGCGTTCATCGCCCCCTACCTCGGCACCGGGACGACCACTGTGCTCGTCGGCCTGGTCCTCTACGCGCTGCTGCTGATCGTGCGCAACGCGGTGGCGGGCCTCAACCAGGTGCCGCCGGAGGTCCGTGAGGCCGCCGAGGGCATGGGGTACGGCCGGTGGGGCCGACTGTTCCGGATCGACCTGCCGCTGGCGCTGCCCGGCATCGTGACCGGCGTACGCCTGGCGACCGTCTCGACAGTGGCGTTGGTCACGGTCGGGGTCGTCGTCGGGCACGGCGGCCTCGGTCAGTTGATCTTCGCGGGCTTCCAGAACAACCTCTACAAGGCCGAGATCATGACCGCGACCCTGCTCTGCGTGGCGCTCGCTGTGCTGCTCGACCTGCTGCTCATCCTGGTCGCCCGACTGGTGACCCCGTGGTCCACCCGGAGGGCGCGGTGA
- a CDS encoding NADH-quinone oxidoreductase subunit D gives MTGMTTDAGDLRELTVGTGAGLVAGTSDQPLGTDMVLNIGPQHPSTHGVLRLKLVLDGERVVSCEPIVGYMHRGAEKLFEVRDYRQIIVLANRHDWLSAFANELGVVLAVERLMGMEVPERATWLRMALAELNRVLNHLMFLGSYPLEIGAITPIFYAFRERETIQAVMEEVSGGRIHYMFNRVGGLKEEVPAGWTGRARAAIGEVRRRMPDLDHLIRRNEIFLARTVGVGVLSAADAAAFGASGPVARASGLDLDLRRDDPYLAYDELNVPVVTRTAGDCHARFEVLLDQVYASLDLAEQCLDRVDRLTGPINTRLPKVLKAPEGHTYAWTENPLGINGYYLVSRGEKTPWRLKLRTASYANVQALATLLPGCLVPDLIAILGSMFFVVGDIDK, from the coding sequence ATGACGGGCATGACCACCGACGCCGGGGACCTCCGTGAACTGACCGTCGGCACCGGGGCCGGCCTGGTCGCCGGCACCAGCGACCAGCCGCTCGGCACCGACATGGTGCTGAACATCGGCCCGCAGCACCCCTCCACGCACGGTGTGCTGCGGCTGAAGCTGGTGCTGGACGGCGAGCGGGTGGTCTCCTGCGAGCCGATCGTCGGCTACATGCACCGGGGCGCGGAGAAGCTCTTCGAGGTACGCGACTACCGGCAGATCATCGTGCTGGCCAACCGGCACGACTGGCTCTCGGCCTTCGCCAACGAGCTGGGTGTGGTGCTCGCCGTGGAACGCCTGATGGGCATGGAGGTGCCGGAGCGGGCCACCTGGCTGCGGATGGCGCTCGCGGAGCTGAACCGGGTGCTCAACCACCTGATGTTCCTCGGCTCGTACCCGTTGGAGATCGGGGCGATCACACCGATCTTCTATGCGTTCCGGGAGCGGGAGACCATCCAGGCGGTGATGGAGGAGGTCTCCGGCGGCCGGATCCACTACATGTTCAACCGGGTTGGCGGCCTCAAGGAGGAGGTGCCGGCCGGCTGGACCGGCCGGGCGCGCGCGGCGATCGGCGAGGTGCGTCGGCGGATGCCCGACCTGGATCACCTGATCCGGCGCAACGAGATCTTCCTGGCCCGCACCGTCGGTGTCGGCGTGCTGTCCGCCGCGGACGCGGCCGCGTTCGGCGCGTCCGGCCCGGTGGCCCGCGCCTCCGGGCTCGATCTGGACCTGCGCCGCGACGACCCCTACCTGGCCTACGACGAGTTGAACGTGCCGGTGGTCACCCGCACCGCCGGGGACTGCCACGCCCGCTTCGAGGTGCTGCTCGACCAGGTGTACGCGTCACTGGACCTCGCCGAGCAGTGCCTGGACCGGGTGGACCGGCTGACCGGGCCGATCAACACCCGGCTGCCGAAGGTGCTCAAGGCGCCGGAGGGCCACACGTACGCCTGGACGGAGAACCCGCTCGGCATCAACGGCTACTACCTGGTGTCCCGGGGGGAGAAGACACCGTGGCGGTTGAAGTTGCGCACCGCGTCGTACGCGAACGTGCAGGCGCTGGCCACCCTGCTCCCCGGCTGCCTGGTCCCGGACCTGATCGCGATCCTCGGCTCGATGTTCTTCGTGGTCGGCGACATCGACAAGTGA
- a CDS encoding Rossmann-like and DUF2520 domain-containing protein has protein sequence MSAPLRPRPAAPSGPAASRDRAVPTSRLLTVGVVGSGRVGAVLGAALAAAGHRVVAVSGDSGASRARLALLLPEVPRHPAVAVARAAADLLLIAVPDDRLADLVTDLAEQGALRPGQIVAHTSGAHGLAVLGAAVAAGARPLALHPAMTFTGTPDDLVRLDGISYGVTAPAELRPLAARLVADLGGVPEWVAESDRQLYHAALAHGANHLVTLVNEATDRLRDAGVSRPEKVLAPLLRAALENALRLGDDALTGPVSRGDAGTVRRHLARLAATAPESVPAYLALARRTADRAIAAGRLRPVDAQSLLGVLADSGREVSL, from the coding sequence ATGAGCGCACCGTTGCGCCCGCGCCCGGCCGCCCCCTCGGGGCCCGCCGCGTCGCGGGATCGCGCCGTTCCCACCTCCCGCCTGCTCACCGTCGGTGTCGTCGGCTCCGGTCGGGTCGGAGCCGTGCTGGGAGCCGCGCTCGCCGCCGCCGGGCACCGCGTGGTCGCCGTCTCCGGTGACTCCGGTGCCAGCCGTGCCCGCCTCGCCCTGCTGCTGCCCGAGGTGCCCCGTCACCCGGCCGTCGCGGTGGCCCGCGCCGCCGCCGACCTGCTGCTGATCGCGGTGCCGGACGACCGGCTCGCCGACCTGGTGACCGACCTCGCGGAACAGGGCGCGTTGCGGCCGGGTCAGATCGTCGCGCACACCTCCGGAGCGCACGGCCTCGCCGTGCTGGGGGCGGCCGTCGCGGCCGGTGCCCGACCGCTGGCTCTGCACCCCGCGATGACCTTCACCGGTACGCCCGACGACCTCGTCCGTCTGGACGGCATCTCGTACGGGGTGACCGCTCCGGCGGAGTTGCGCCCGCTCGCCGCCCGGTTGGTCGCCGACCTGGGTGGCGTGCCCGAGTGGGTGGCCGAGTCGGATCGTCAGCTGTACCACGCCGCGCTGGCCCATGGCGCCAACCACCTGGTGACCCTGGTCAACGAGGCGACCGACAGGTTGCGCGACGCCGGGGTGTCCCGGCCGGAGAAGGTCCTCGCCCCGTTGCTGCGCGCCGCCCTGGAGAACGCGCTGCGCCTCGGCGACGACGCGCTGACCGGTCCGGTCTCCCGTGGCGACGCCGGGACCGTACGGCGGCATTTGGCCCGGTTGGCGGCCACCGCGCCCGAGTCCGTCCCGGCGTACCTGGCGCTGGCGCGTCGTACCGCGGACCGGGCCATCGCCGCCGGCCGGCTGCGCCCGGTGGACGCGCAGTCGCTGCTCGGTGTGCTGGCCGACAGCGGTCGGGAGGTGTCGCTGTGA